GAGGTGGAGCGGGCCGGAGCGGACGGAATTCATATTGATGTGATGGACGGCCGCTTCGTGCCCAATATCAGCCTCGGTCCGTTCATCGTCGAGGCGGTTCGGCACACCACCAGCCTCACCCTCGACGTGCATCTGATGATCGTCGAGCCCGAGCGCTATGTGGACGACTTCGCCCGCGCCGGGGCCGACATCATCTCGGTCCACCAGGAAGCCTGTCTCCATGTGCACCGCACCGTCCAACACATCAAGCAGCTGGGCAAGCAGGCCGGGGTGGTGCTGAACCCCGGCACGCCGCTGTCGAGCCTGGAAGACCTGCTGGATGAGGTCGATCTGATTCTGCTGATGAGCGTCAATCCCGGCTTTGGCGGCCAGCGTTTTATCGCCGCCAGCACCGATAAGGTCCGCCGGCTACGCGAGCTACTCGACACCCGGGACTCGACCGTCCTGCTGGAGATTGACGGCGGGATTGATCCCCGCACCGCGCCTCAGGCGGTCGCCGCCGGAGCCCGAATGCTGGTCGCCGGCTCAGCCGTGTTTGGCGCCCCCGGTGGCCCGGCTCAGGGCGTGAAGCGCCTGCGGGACAGCCTCGCCTAGGGGCGACGCGGGCGGTCTGCCTACTTCTTCATTTTCTGCTGCAGCAGATCTCCCAGCGTGGTGCCAAAACCACGGCTGGCCTGTCCGGAATCGCTCATATACGCCTGGGCCTCGAGTCGTTCCTCCTGGGCTTGGGCTTTGGAACGCGACAGCCTGATCCGTCGGCCCTTGTCCTCAACCGCCAAGACCAGGACTTTCACCTCGGTGTCCGGCCCAAAGTCCTTGGTGTGGTCGGTGCCGCGCGGCGTCCCCATCTCGGCGTTAGGAACCAAGCCGATTTGTCCGGGCCCGAGCCGGACAAACACCCCGAACGGTTCGACCCGGTCGACCCGGCCGTTCAGCACGCTGCCGACGGTGATGACGGTTTCTTCGATCTGTTGGCCGAGACTCACTCCTTCGGGGGCCAGGGCCAGGGCAATCCGGCGCTTGTCAGGGTCGATGCTGAGGATCATGACCGTGATCTGGGACTGCTCGGCGGCCGCGTCCTTGAGCGTACCGTGCTGGCTGCGCGGGATTTCGCTGACGTGCAGGAGGCCGTTGACCCCGGGCAAGACCTCGACAAAGGCGCCAAAATCGGCCATCCGCACGACCTGGCCGGTGACGATCTGGCGCGCCTTGAGCTGCTCGGCGACCTGTTCCCAGGGGTCGCCCTCAAGCGCCTTCATGCTCAGGGAAATCTTGCCCGTCTGTTCGTTGACCTTGAGGACTTTGACGCTCACCGCCTGACCGCCGCTCAGGAATTCGGCCGGCTTGACGGTGCGGGAGTGGGACAGCTCCGAAACGTGGACCAAGCCCTGGACACCGCCGCCGAGATCGACAAAGGCACCGAAGTCGGTCAGCGAGGTCACCGTGCCCGGCAAGACCGCGTCGGGCACGATTTTTTCCCGGACCGCCTCGGCTTCCTTGGCCGCCGCCGCTTCGAGCAGGCGCCGCCGTGAGATGACGATATTGCGGCCGTTTTCGGTATAGCGCGTCACCAGGAATTCCAGGGTCTGGTTCAGAAAAACGTCTGAGGACTCGACCCGCCGGATATCCATCTGAGAAAACGGGCAGAAGGCCCGCAGCCCGCCGACCATGACCTCATAGCCGCCCTTGATGACCGCGTGGACCGTTCCCTCGACCGGCAGCCCGTGCGCAAAGGCCGCCTCCAATTGCTGGCGGGCCTGCATGCCCTTGAGCAGCTTGCGGGACAGACGAATCTCGCCCTCGGTCGATAACACCGTCGCCTCGATCTCGTCCCCGACCTCGACCTGCAGGCTGCCGTCCTCGTCCTCCAACTCGGCCCGGGCGATGATGCCCTCGCCCTTATCGCGGACATCGACGAAGATGCTGTCCTCGCCGATCTGGATCACACTGCCCTTGACGATCTGACCCGTTTGGAGCGTGGGCTGCGTCGCTTCCTGGGCCAGCAGCGCCGCAAAATCCTCTGCCGTGTCGGTGGTGGGTGTCTGCGCGTCACTCATACTTCAGGTCCTTTCTGGCGTGCAAACCAGCGCGTGTAACAGTCCCGGATGGCCTCGCGTTGGACGTGATAGTCGGCCAGCAGCCGGGACGCCGCGTCGTCGCCGCCATAGCCCATCCGTCTGGCCAACCGGGGCAGTTGCGCGCCCTCGCTCTCCAGCGCTTCAACCGGCTGGTCACAGTCGATGCGGAGACGGTTTTCCAAGGTCCGCAGAAAACGGTAGCCCTGACTTAAGAGCTGACAATCGTCGGCCGGCAGAACTCCGCAGGTCTGGAGAGCCTCAAGAGCCTGGAGTGTGGCGCGCTGTCTCAGCGCCGGAAGACGCCGACCATACCGCAGCTGCAACATTTGTACAAGGAACTCGATATCGACAATGCCGCCCCGACCGGTCTTGATATTGAAGCGGTCGCTGGCCTCGCCGGCCAGCTCATTTTCCATGCGTCCGCGCAGCCGGTCGATTTCGGCCACATCATCCACGGTGATGGCGTCGGCATACACGATTGACTCCAGCAAGGCCTGTATCGGATCGGCCAGAGACACATTCCCGACCACCACCCGGGCCTTGATCAGGGCCTGGCGCTCCCACACCTGAGAGCTGGCCTGATGGTAGCGTTCAAAAGCCGACAGGGACGAGACCAGCGAGCCGGACCGGCCCGAGGGCCGCAGCCGCGTGTCGATTTTATACACATAGCCCTCGCGGGTCTGGACTTGCAGGGTCGAGATAATGCGCTGGGCCAGCTTGGTGAAGAGTTCGTGCGGCCCGACCTTGGGGTGGGCAGCGCCCCGGTCGAGCTGTGCGGCCGGCTGGTACAGAAAAATCAGATCAAGGTCCGAGTTGTAGTTGAGTTCCCGGGCGCCCAGCTTGCCCATGCCGACAATGGCGAAGCGGCCCGGCAGGGCGCTGAGCCCGAGCTGCTCAAACAGGGCCGCCCGCGCCGTCTCATAGGCGCCGCCCAGACAGGTCTGGGCCAGGTCGGACAGCTGTATGCTGACCTGGGTGCAGTCCAGCAGCCCGTTGCTGTCGTTGATCCCAATCCGCAAAAACTCTTCGGTCCGGTAGCGGCGCAGGATATCGAGCCGATCCTCCAGGTCGTTCACCTCGGCCAAACGGGCCGACAGCTCGGCCTGCATCATGGCCTGGGATTTATGGATGTGGACCAGATCGGCCCGCACCAGACTGTCGAGCAGCTCGGGGTGGCGCAAAAAGGTCCGCGACAGATAGGCGCTCGTGCCAAACAGCCCGACCAGGGTGCGCAGGGTGGACGGATTCTCGCGCAGCAAGGCCAGAAAGCTGGAGCGCGCCCCAATCGAGGCGACCAGGTTGGCTATGCCGGACAGCGCAAAGTCCGGATCCGGGGTCTGGGTCACCTCGCGGAACAGACTCGGGGCGAGTTCGTACAGAATCTTGCGCCGCCGGGGTGAGGCCGGCGAGTGCGGCGGTCCGGCGTGGAGCAGCACCGCGTGCTGATAGCTGTGCTCGATATCGCGAAAGCCGAACTGCCGCAGCAACTCGGCGGCCCGTTCCCGGTCGTCCAGCGCCTCAAAAAAAGTCTGGACGGCCTCGGCGTGGGGGTCGTCGGCCTGCTGCTGTTCCTGGGGCGCATAGAAGAGCGAGCAGAAAACCTGATGGACCGCCTCGGTATGGGAGTGGAACAGCGACCGGAACAGCGCCACCTCGTCGTCCGGGAGAGGAGAGTTTTGCCCTTTGAGTTTTGCCCTTTGAGTTTTGCCTTCTCTCCAGTCTTCTACCCGCAGCCGGCGGGCCAGCACCCGAATCTCCGCCTCGGTGTCCGGCAGGCTGTGGGTTTGACGGTCGTGAACGATCTGGATTTTGTGTTCGACCTGACGCAGAAAGCGGTAGGCATGGCGCAGGCGGTCACGATCCTTCGCCGACAGGTAATGGCCCTCGGCCAGGCGGTCGAGCGCCGGTAGGGTCTTCAGCTCCCGCACGTGGGGATCTTTGCCGGCGTGAATGAGCTGAAGCACCTGGCTGACAAACTCGACCTCCCGGATGCCGCCGCGCCCGAGCTTGACGTTGGAGCTGGCGGGTTCGGTTTTGTTCAGGCTGCGCTCAATCCGAGCTTTCATGTCCTTGAGGTCTTCAACCGTCGTAAAATCGAGATAGCGCCGAAACACAAACGGCTGAATCTCGGTAATGAAACGCTCCCCCAAGGCCAGGTCTCCGGCAATCGGCCGGGCCTTAAGCAGGGCCGCCCGCTCCCAGGTCTGGCCCCAGGCTTCGTAATAACCCAGGGTATTGGACAGGGAATTGACCACCGGGCCATTCGAGCCGTCCGGCCGCAGGCGCAGGTCAACCCGAAACACCCGTCCACCAGCCACCTGATCGCTCAGCGCTCGGGTCAATTTCTGGGCCAAATGGGTGAAGAACTCGCGCGGTGCCAGGCTGCCCTTGCTGCCCCCGGTGGTGTGCCCGGCATCGCTCTCGTACATATAGATCAGATCGATGTCAGAACTGAAATTCAAATCCTGACCACCGAGCTTCCCCATGCCAAAGACGACGAATCCGAGCGGCCGGCCGTCGGACGAGACAGCCTGACCGTAGAGCTCACACAGCCGCGCCCGGCTGTACTCGTAGGCGACCTCGACCGCAGCGTCAGCCAGACAGCTCAGCTCCCGGGTCGTCTCTTCCAGCCTGGCCAGGGACAGCAGGTCGCGGGTACCGATGCGCAGGTACGCGCGGTCACGGTAGACCCGCAGCGCGTGCCAAAACTCCTCCTCAGGCAGCTCGTGCGGCAGCCGGGCGCGGAGCGTGGACAGATGCTGGGCAAGGCTGCTACCCGACGCCTGACAATCGGCCAAAAAGGCCGCTTCCCACGCCTCAGCCTGACGCAGCAAGACCGTGGTGAGATGTTGGCTGGCGCCGAGCACAAAGAGCAGGTCGGCACACCGCCGGGCGTCTCCCAGCACCCTGCCCCGGCCGCTTCCATGGTCGAGCAGGCGGCTCAGATTCGTCGCCGCCAGGCCAGGGTCCGGCGCGGCCGCCACGCCGGCCGCAATGGCGTCCCACCAGGCGGACAGGCTTTCACGCAGGGGCAGGAGAATGTGGAGGGGCTCGGAGACGGACGGGGTGGCGGTGGACATGGTGACAGGACGGGCCGTGTCACAGGCCGAAAGCCCGTGACACGCGATCCCTATTTGCTCAGCGTCTCACACGCCCCCATCAGCCATTTGACACTGGACAGCTCATCGTCGACCAGCGAGCCGAGCAACTCTTTGCTGTGCTGATCGTCCTGGATCTGGCCGATGGCGTCGGTCAGCGGTTTGAGGATCTCGACCGGATCCTTGAGCTGAGCGGCAATGGACTGGAGCTTCTCGATGTCGTTGCTGTCGGTCGAGGCAAAGAACGGCAGCTCTTTCTCGCGCCGTTCGGCCGGCACGCTGCACTGCGGGGAGCCGCCCAGCTCGCGCAGCCGCTCTTCCAGAATCTGAGCGTGGTAAGCCTCGCGCTGCTGCACCACCCGCAGACCGCCCTTGACACACTCCTGATCGCTGACTTCAACCCAGCGGTTCAGGTATTCAGCCGCAAAATCCTCGGCGCACCGAAACTCGTCCAGGATACCCAGGACCAGCTCTTTCTCGGTCTCATAGGATTTCCCGTTGTAGCTGTAGCCCTGGCTGGCCGGGTCGCTCCGCAGCTCTTGCATCTGTTCCTCAAACAGCTCGTCCGAGATCAAGCCCTTGCGGTAGGCCTTGAGCAGTTGTCGGGCCTCAAAATCTGTCGTCGCCATAGTGTGGCTCCTTTCGTGTGATTCCTGCAAACGTATCCACGTGCATAGGAAATCGCCTGGGTCTTGTCAAGCAATCGCCTGTGTCTAGAACTTAGGCACAAGTCGGCACGGCTGCCTGTCTGCTGAGCAGCTTTTTTGCCCGGCTGGCCGAAAACCGGCTTTTCCCCGGGATTTTTACGCTTTTTACCACGGCGGCGGCTGGTACGGTCTTTGCTCATACAGAGTAGACTTCGGGCACAGGGCAGGTGCGTCTGAAGTCACACCAGACCAAGGAGGTAGGAATGATGAAAAAATTTGTGGCGGCCAGTTGTTTAGGCGTGGCAGTCGTGTGGAGTCTGCCGGCCTGGGCAAATGGAGATGCGGTCGAGGAGAGCCTGCGCGCCCTCAATGAACGCATCAAAGAACTCGAACAGGAGGTCGCGCGGCTCAAACAGCCGGAAGCCCCGGCGGCCCAAGCCGCAGACGCCGAAGCGCCGGACGCCTCGACCATGCTCGACCAGCGCGTGACCGCCCTCGAAGACGGCCTCGGCCTGCTCAAGGGCATAGAGTTCGGCGGGATGGCCTACGCGTCCTACAACTACAACTTCAACACGCCGGATTCGGGCGGCAATGACCTCCGCATCTTTGACGTCAACCATAACGACTTCACCATGGACCTGTTGCAGCTCGAGATCTCGAAGCAGACCGACAGCGGCATTGGCTTCCATACCGTTCTGGACTACGGCAAAACCGCCGGGCTCATTCAGTCCGACTGGGGCGGAGACCTCGCCCACAATTTCGAGATCCAGCAGGCCTATGCGACCTATACCTGGGGCATCGGCAACGGCCTGGATATGCAGTTCGGAAAATTTGCCACCCTGCTGGGCGGTGAGGTGATCGAATCGCCCTACAACCCGAACATCTCCCGCTCGTTCATGTTCGGCTATGCCATTCCCTTCACCCATACCGGGGCGCTGTTTTCCTACGCCCTGACCGACATGCTCAGCCTGAGCGCCGGAGTGGTGAACGGCTGGGACAACGTGGCCGATAACAACAACGGCAAGACCTTTCTGGGCAGCCTGGGTCTGGAAATCGGCAACCTGGCCTGGACCTTCAACGGGGTCTACGGCGCAGAGGACGATGACAGCGGCGCGTCGAAAACGGGTGTCTTCGACACGGTGCTGACCTACACGCCAATGGATCATGTCGATTTCCTGATCAACTTCGACCACGGCACCGCCAGCGATGTCCTGGGTACAAAAAACGCGGAGTGGACCGGCGTGTCGGGCATCGTCAGCCTGGGCGGCGCCCTGCTGAATCCGGGCTGGGAAAAGTGGTCGGTGGCGCTGCGTGGCGAGTGGTTCGCGGACGACGCCAACTACCGGACCGGCGCCTACGACGGGGACGGCAACGTCAACCTGTGGGAAATCACCACAACGCTCAAGTGGGCGATGAGCGACAACCTGCAGGCGCGGCTCGAATACCGCCACGACGACGCCAACCGCCGGGTGTTCGGCAAAGACCACCGGTACAAGAAGAGTCAGAATTCGATGATCCTGGAATTCGCCTACCTCTTGTAAGCCAGTATACGGGCGGGCGGACAGCCTGCCCCACCACGAAGGAGACCGGCATGAAAAAGATCGAAGCGATCATCAAACCCTTCAAGCTTGACGAGGTCAAAGAAGCCCTGGCCAAACAGGGGATTCAGGGCATGACCATCTCCGAGGTCAAGGGGTTTGGCCGTCAGCGCGGCCATACTGAGCTGTACCGCGGCGCCGAGTACGTCGTGGACTTCCTGCCCAAGGTCAAGCTGGAAATTCTGGTCGATGACGACAAAGCCGGGCTGGTTGCTGACACCATTCTCGACGCGGCTCGCACCGGGCGAATCGGCGACGGCAAAATCTTTATCCTGCCCATGGAAGAGGCCGTTCGGATTCGGACCGGGGAGCGTGGAGAGAGTGCGCTGTAGCGGTGCGAGGTGCACCGGCGGGCGGGGCGTACTGCCATACGCCCCGCCCCTTATCCGTCACACACAGCCCCAAAAGACTGCCCGGACAGGATACACCGGGCGATTATAACCAGGAGGTTCAGACAATGAAAGGCTGGTTACGAATTGCTCTCCTCACCGTTTTCGGTGCCTGCATGCTTGAGGCATCCCTTGCCGCCCAGGTTGTCCACGCTCAAGACGCCGCCCAATATGCCGACTACGACGCCTTTGCCGCCTCACCCGGCTATGCCGTATTTACGGTGCACAATCTGTGGATGATGATTGCCGCAGCCCTGGTGTTCATCATGCACCTGGGCTTTGCCACCCTGGAATCGGGGCTCACCCAGGCCAAAAATACCGTCAATATCCTGTTCAAGAACACCTTTATCATCAGCATCGGCCTGCTGACCTACGCCTTTTGCGGCTTTAACCTCATGTATCCGGGCTTTGCCGACGGATCCTCGGGCTTCCTGGCCTTTGCCGGCTTTGGGGTCGAGGTCAGCGATGTGGTTGCCGGCCAGACCGACGTGTATAACGCCGGCTACACCTACTGGACCGACTTCCTGTTCCAGGCCATGTTCGCCGCCACCGCCGCCACCATTGTTTCGGGCGCCGTGGCCGAACGCATCAAACTGTCGTCGTTCATGGTCTTTGCCGCACTCTATGTGGCTGTTTCCTATCCGATTACCGGCAGCTGGAAATGGGGCGGCGGCTGGCTGGACATGATGGACACCCCGTTTTACGACTTCGCCGGCTCGACAATCGTCCACTCGGTCGGCGGCTGGGGGGCGCTGGCCGGCGCCATCCTGCTCGGTCCCCGCATGGGCAAGTATGCCTCCGACGGTCGGGTGCGGCCGATTCTGCCCAGCAATATGCCGCTGGCCACCATCGGCGTCTTTCTGCTGTGGCTGGGCTGGTTCGGCTTCAACGGCGGCTCGGTGCTCAACGCCGACCCGCATCTGGTCTCGCTGACGCTGATGACAACCTGTTTGGCGGCGGCAGGCGGAGCGCTTGGGGCCATGACGACCTCGTGGGCGGTATTGAAAAAACCCGACCTATCAATGGCCCTGAACGGGATTCTGGCCGGGCTGGTCGGCATTACCGCCGGCGCCGATCAGATGGCGGCCCTGTCGGCCACCCTCATCGGCCTGATCGCCGGAGCCATCGTGGTCTTTTCGGTGCTGTTCTTTGACAAGGTCAAGATCGACGATCCGGTCGGGGCCATATCGGTCCACCTGGTGGCCGGCATATGGGGCACCCTGGCCGTTGGCATCTTTGGCGGCCTGGCCAGCGGCGCCCAGCTCGTCAGCCAGCTGATCGGCATCATCAGCATCGGCATCTTCTCCTTCGCTTTTGCCTTCATCGTCTTCAGTATCATCAAGGCCGCGATGGGCCTGCGGGTGAGCGAAGAAGAAGAGTTTGAGGGACTCGATGTCGGCGAACACGGCAACGTCGCCTATGCCGACTTTCAGACCGTGTCGGTGGGCGGCGGCCTGACGCCCGGCGGGCGGGGGCTGTCTTCAGCCGCGCCTCGGGCCTGAGACCAAGCCGGAAGGGCGCTCCGGTGACATGTCCCGGCCGCGCCCTTCCCTCGCGTCCTCTCGGTACACGCGTGGCCAAGCATGAACGCCTTACAGGAACGTCTCGAGGCACTGTTTTCGATAGGGACGGAGATCTCCTCGACCCTCCAGCTCGACGAGGTGCTGAATCGGGTGACGGCCCAGGCCTGCCGGCTGATGGAGGCGCGGGTTGCCTCCCTGCTGCTGATTGACACCGAGCGCGGCACGCTCCGCCCGGCCGCGACCCACGGCGCCAGCGACGCCTATCTGGCCCTGCCCGACCGGGAGGTCAATTCGAGTCTGATCAGCCAGGTCATTACCAGCGGCCGGCCGCTGCACATTCCAGACGTACGCCAGGAAACCCGCTATCGCGTCTCCGACGTGGCGCGCCAGGAGGGGCTGTGCACGCTGGTTTCGATTCCGCTGCGGACCAAGACGGCGATCATCGGCGTTCTCAACGTGTATACCGGCGAGCCGCGCTGTTTTGACGACGACGACCTGCGGCTGCTGACCCTGCTGGCCAGCCAGTCGGCCATCGCCATTGAAAACGCCAGGCTGCACCGCGACGAGATGGAGACCCGAGAGCGGCTGCGCCAGTCCGAGAAACTGGCCGCGCTAGGGACCTTGTCGGCCGGGCTGGCCCACGAGCTGCGCAATCCGCTCAACACGGTCAGCATGCTCATGTATGCCATGGGCCAAGACCTGGCGGCCGACAGCGCCTTTGCCGACGACGTCAAGATCGTCCGGACCGAGCTGGCCCGCATGTCGCTGTTGATTGAGCAGTTTCTCGAATTCGCCCGTCCGCGGCCGCCCCACTTTCAGCGCGAACGGATCGAAGAAGTCATGGAAGAAACCTTGCTGCTGATCGGGCCCGAGGCGCGTACGCGGGGGATTCGGGTGGTCAAAGACTGGGCCAGGCAGCTGCCTGCGGTCTGGGCCGACGGGACCCAGATCAAACAGGTCTTTTTGAACCTGCTGCTCAACGCCATGCAGGCCATGGACCACGGCGGGACGCTGACCGTGCGCATCGCGGTCAGCGGCGGCAGTCTGTTGACCGCCATCATGGACGAGGGCACGGGCGTCTCGCCCGAGGTTCGGGCCAAACTGTTTGAGCCGTTTTTCAGCACCAAACAGGGCGGCACCGGTCTGGGTCTGTCCATCTCCCAGCGCATTGTCGAGAGCCATAACGGCCGCCTGCGCCTGTCCTCCCAGCCCGGAGCGGGTACTGCGGTGATTGTCCGTCTGCCCTTATAACAACGAGCCTCAAGATGACCAAGATTCTGGTGGTCGATGACGAGCGCAACGTGCACTATTCGTTCCGGCGCGTCCTGGGCGGCAGCTACGAGCTGCTGTCGGCCTACTCGGGTGAAGAGGCGCTGCAACAGATCGAGGACCCAGCCCTGCGGCTCGTGCTGATGGACGTGCGCATGCCGGGCAAAGACGGGCTGGCGACGCTCCAGGAACTCAAACAGCGCCGCCCCGATCTGCCGGTCATCATCATGACCGCCTTTGTGTCGGCCGAAACCGCCATCCGGGCCACGACTTTTGACGCCGAGGATTATCTCGAAAAGCCGCTAGACATCGAACGGCTCAAGCGGCTGATCAGCGAAACCCTCCAGCACTCGAGTCCGGCCATGACCGACGGAGCAGCCCTCCCCGACGAGACGGCCGAGGCCGAGGCGCTGACGACCAGGGGCGCAGCGCTGCTCGGCCACAGCCGCGCCATGCAGGAGGTGTATAAGACGATTGGCAAAACCGCAGCCCGCGACGTGACCGTCCTCATCACCGGAGAGAGCGGGACCGGTAAAGAACTCGTCGCCCGCGCGCTCAAGACCTACTCCCAGCGCGACCGGGGTCCCTTCGTGGCGCTGAACTGCGCCGCCATTCCAGAGTCCCTGTTGGAGAGCGAGCTGTTCGGCCATGAACGCGGCGCCTTTTCCGGGGCGGCCGAGGCACGACCGGGAAAATTTGAGCTGGCTCATACCGGCACCCTGTTCCTGGATGAAATCGGTGATATGCCGCTGGTGTTGCAGTCAAAGCTGCTGCGCGTGCTCCAGGAACGAGAGCTGTACCGCCTGGGCGCCCGCGCGCCCCGCCTGGTCGATGTACGCATCATTGCCGCCACCAACCAGGCCCTGGAAGAGCTGGTGACAGCGGGCCGGTTTCGCGAAGACCTGTACTACCGGCTCAACGTCGTGCGGATCAAGCTGCCCCCGCTCCGCGAGCGGGGAGACGACATCGTGCTCTTGGCCAAACGTTTTCTGCAACGCCAAGCCGACGCCCAGGGGCCGCGCGGCTTTTCAGAAGACGCCTGCCACGCCCTCCTCGACTATGCCTGGCCGGGCAACGTGCGCGAGTTGGAGAACGTCATCGCCCAGGCCGTTCTGCGCGCCCGGGGGCCGGTCATCCGGGCCGGGGATCTGGCCCTGCACGACAGCCAACTCCACTCCGTCGCCCGGGAAACGGCTCCGACCGGCCCA
The Desulfurellaceae bacterium genome window above contains:
- a CDS encoding ribulose-phosphate 3-epimerase, with translation MSTIKILPSILAADFRCLGQQIAEVERAGADGIHIDVMDGRFVPNISLGPFIVEAVRHTTSLTLDVHLMIVEPERYVDDFARAGADIISVHQEACLHVHRTVQHIKQLGKQAGVVLNPGTPLSSLEDLLDEVDLILLMSVNPGFGGQRFIAASTDKVRRLRELLDTRDSTVLLEIDGGIDPRTAPQAVAAGARMLVAGSAVFGAPGGPAQGVKRLRDSLA
- a CDS encoding S1 RNA-binding domain-containing protein, with amino-acid sequence MSDAQTPTTDTAEDFAALLAQEATQPTLQTGQIVKGSVIQIGEDSIFVDVRDKGEGIIARAELEDEDGSLQVEVGDEIEATVLSTEGEIRLSRKLLKGMQARQQLEAAFAHGLPVEGTVHAVIKGGYEVMVGGLRAFCPFSQMDIRRVESSDVFLNQTLEFLVTRYTENGRNIVISRRRLLEAAAAKEAEAVREKIVPDAVLPGTVTSLTDFGAFVDLGGGVQGLVHVSELSHSRTVKPAEFLSGGQAVSVKVLKVNEQTGKISLSMKALEGDPWEQVAEQLKARQIVTGQVVRMADFGAFVEVLPGVNGLLHVSEIPRSQHGTLKDAAAEQSQITVMILSIDPDKRRIALALAPEGVSLGQQIEETVITVGSVLNGRVDRVEPFGVFVRLGPGQIGLVPNAEMGTPRGTDHTKDFGPDTEVKVLVLAVEDKGRRIRLSRSKAQAQEERLEAQAYMSDSGQASRGFGTTLGDLLQQKMKK
- the glnE gene encoding bifunctional [glutamate--ammonia ligase]-adenylyl-L-tyrosine phosphorylase/[glutamate--ammonia-ligase] adenylyltransferase, with the protein product MSTATPSVSEPLHILLPLRESLSAWWDAIAAGVAAAPDPGLAATNLSRLLDHGSGRGRVLGDARRCADLLFVLGASQHLTTVLLRQAEAWEAAFLADCQASGSSLAQHLSTLRARLPHELPEEEFWHALRVYRDRAYLRIGTRDLLSLARLEETTRELSCLADAAVEVAYEYSRARLCELYGQAVSSDGRPLGFVVFGMGKLGGQDLNFSSDIDLIYMYESDAGHTTGGSKGSLAPREFFTHLAQKLTRALSDQVAGGRVFRVDLRLRPDGSNGPVVNSLSNTLGYYEAWGQTWERAALLKARPIAGDLALGERFITEIQPFVFRRYLDFTTVEDLKDMKARIERSLNKTEPASSNVKLGRGGIREVEFVSQVLQLIHAGKDPHVRELKTLPALDRLAEGHYLSAKDRDRLRHAYRFLRQVEHKIQIVHDRQTHSLPDTEAEIRVLARRLRVEDWREGKTQRAKLKGQNSPLPDDEVALFRSLFHSHTEAVHQVFCSLFYAPQEQQQADDPHAEAVQTFFEALDDRERAAELLRQFGFRDIEHSYQHAVLLHAGPPHSPASPRRRKILYELAPSLFREVTQTPDPDFALSGIANLVASIGARSSFLALLRENPSTLRTLVGLFGTSAYLSRTFLRHPELLDSLVRADLVHIHKSQAMMQAELSARLAEVNDLEDRLDILRRYRTEEFLRIGINDSNGLLDCTQVSIQLSDLAQTCLGGAYETARAALFEQLGLSALPGRFAIVGMGKLGARELNYNSDLDLIFLYQPAAQLDRGAAHPKVGPHELFTKLAQRIISTLQVQTREGYVYKIDTRLRPSGRSGSLVSSLSAFERYHQASSQVWERQALIKARVVVGNVSLADPIQALLESIVYADAITVDDVAEIDRLRGRMENELAGEASDRFNIKTGRGGIVDIEFLVQMLQLRYGRRLPALRQRATLQALEALQTCGVLPADDCQLLSQGYRFLRTLENRLRIDCDQPVEALESEGAQLPRLARRMGYGGDDAASRLLADYHVQREAIRDCYTRWFARQKGPEV
- a CDS encoding porin, which codes for MKKFVAASCLGVAVVWSLPAWANGDAVEESLRALNERIKELEQEVARLKQPEAPAAQAADAEAPDASTMLDQRVTALEDGLGLLKGIEFGGMAYASYNYNFNTPDSGGNDLRIFDVNHNDFTMDLLQLEISKQTDSGIGFHTVLDYGKTAGLIQSDWGGDLAHNFEIQQAYATYTWGIGNGLDMQFGKFATLLGGEVIESPYNPNISRSFMFGYAIPFTHTGALFSYALTDMLSLSAGVVNGWDNVADNNNGKTFLGSLGLEIGNLAWTFNGVYGAEDDDSGASKTGVFDTVLTYTPMDHVDFLINFDHGTASDVLGTKNAEWTGVSGIVSLGGALLNPGWEKWSVALRGEWFADDANYRTGAYDGDGNVNLWEITTTLKWAMSDNLQARLEYRHDDANRRVFGKDHRYKKSQNSMILEFAYLL
- a CDS encoding P-II family nitrogen regulator encodes the protein MKKIEAIIKPFKLDEVKEALAKQGIQGMTISEVKGFGRQRGHTELYRGAEYVVDFLPKVKLEILVDDDKAGLVADTILDAARTGRIGDGKIFILPMEEAVRIRTGERGESAL
- the amt gene encoding ammonium transporter → MKGWLRIALLTVFGACMLEASLAAQVVHAQDAAQYADYDAFAASPGYAVFTVHNLWMMIAAALVFIMHLGFATLESGLTQAKNTVNILFKNTFIISIGLLTYAFCGFNLMYPGFADGSSGFLAFAGFGVEVSDVVAGQTDVYNAGYTYWTDFLFQAMFAATAATIVSGAVAERIKLSSFMVFAALYVAVSYPITGSWKWGGGWLDMMDTPFYDFAGSTIVHSVGGWGALAGAILLGPRMGKYASDGRVRPILPSNMPLATIGVFLLWLGWFGFNGGSVLNADPHLVSLTLMTTCLAAAGGALGAMTTSWAVLKKPDLSMALNGILAGLVGITAGADQMAALSATLIGLIAGAIVVFSVLFFDKVKIDDPVGAISVHLVAGIWGTLAVGIFGGLASGAQLVSQLIGIISIGIFSFAFAFIVFSIIKAAMGLRVSEEEEFEGLDVGEHGNVAYADFQTVSVGGGLTPGGRGLSSAAPRA
- a CDS encoding GAF domain-containing protein → MNALQERLEALFSIGTEISSTLQLDEVLNRVTAQACRLMEARVASLLLIDTERGTLRPAATHGASDAYLALPDREVNSSLISQVITSGRPLHIPDVRQETRYRVSDVARQEGLCTLVSIPLRTKTAIIGVLNVYTGEPRCFDDDDLRLLTLLASQSAIAIENARLHRDEMETRERLRQSEKLAALGTLSAGLAHELRNPLNTVSMLMYAMGQDLAADSAFADDVKIVRTELARMSLLIEQFLEFARPRPPHFQRERIEEVMEETLLLIGPEARTRGIRVVKDWARQLPAVWADGTQIKQVFLNLLLNAMQAMDHGGTLTVRIAVSGGSLLTAIMDEGTGVSPEVRAKLFEPFFSTKQGGTGLGLSISQRIVESHNGRLRLSSQPGAGTAVIVRLPL
- a CDS encoding sigma-54-dependent Fis family transcriptional regulator gives rise to the protein MTKILVVDDERNVHYSFRRVLGGSYELLSAYSGEEALQQIEDPALRLVLMDVRMPGKDGLATLQELKQRRPDLPVIIMTAFVSAETAIRATTFDAEDYLEKPLDIERLKRLISETLQHSSPAMTDGAALPDETAEAEALTTRGAALLGHSRAMQEVYKTIGKTAARDVTVLITGESGTGKELVARALKTYSQRDRGPFVALNCAAIPESLLESELFGHERGAFSGAAEARPGKFELAHTGTLFLDEIGDMPLVLQSKLLRVLQERELYRLGARAPRLVDVRIIAATNQALEELVTAGRFREDLYYRLNVVRIKLPPLRERGDDIVLLAKRFLQRQADAQGPRGFSEDACHALLDYAWPGNVRELENVIAQAVLRARGPVIRAGDLALHDSQLHSVARETAPTGPADASLDALFERHAGKVSAVAEQLLVSKALELTRHNQVQAARLLGISRNVLRERMKRYRLF